The following are from one region of the Nicotiana tomentosiformis chromosome 7, ASM39032v3, whole genome shotgun sequence genome:
- the LOC104116374 gene encoding major pollen allergen Ole e 10-like isoform X1 — protein sequence MAKAILTIFFLLVSCSSAPILTLVDGQKTWCVAKPSSDNAILQQNINFACSNVDCRSIFQEGCPCFSPNNLMNHASIAMNLYYQTKGRNPWNCHFGNSALVVMTDPSYGSCTYE from the exons ATGGCTAAAGCAATTCTCACAATTTTCTTCCTGCTCGTGTCCTGCTCTTCAG CGCCGATTCTAACGTTAGTGGATGGGCAG AAGACTTGGTGTGTGGCTAAACCTTCATCAGATAATGCAATCCTTCAGCAAAATATAAATTTTGCTTGTTCTAATGTGGACTGCCGCAGTATATTCCAGGAAGGTTGCCCTTGCTTTTCCCCAAACAATTTGATGAACCATGCTTCTATTGCCATGAACCTTTATTACCAAACTAAAGGAAGGAACCCTTGGAATTGCCACTTTGGTAATTCTGCCCTCGTTGTCATGACCGATCCAA GTTATGGCAGCTGCACCTATGAGTGA
- the LOC104116374 gene encoding major pollen allergen Ole e 10-like isoform X2: MAKAILTIFFLLVSCSSAPILTLVDGQTWCVAKPSSDNAILQQNINFACSNVDCRSIFQEGCPCFSPNNLMNHASIAMNLYYQTKGRNPWNCHFGNSALVVMTDPSYGSCTYE, from the exons ATGGCTAAAGCAATTCTCACAATTTTCTTCCTGCTCGTGTCCTGCTCTTCAG CGCCGATTCTAACGTTAGTGGATGGGCAG ACTTGGTGTGTGGCTAAACCTTCATCAGATAATGCAATCCTTCAGCAAAATATAAATTTTGCTTGTTCTAATGTGGACTGCCGCAGTATATTCCAGGAAGGTTGCCCTTGCTTTTCCCCAAACAATTTGATGAACCATGCTTCTATTGCCATGAACCTTTATTACCAAACTAAAGGAAGGAACCCTTGGAATTGCCACTTTGGTAATTCTGCCCTCGTTGTCATGACCGATCCAA GTTATGGCAGCTGCACCTATGAGTGA